Proteins encoded within one genomic window of Eurosta solidaginis isolate ZX-2024a chromosome 1, ASM4086904v1, whole genome shotgun sequence:
- the ear gene encoding uncharacterized protein DDB_G0284459 encodes MAVKVQFEIGHTARLRSKKTPEGFTHDWELYVRGVKEADISTYVDKVVFNLHDSFPKPKRVCNKPPYVINESGYAGFLLPIDIYFRNRDEPKRIQFTYDLDLQQTGPPHHRSEVQKFVFDHVSDDFRQKLLKGGGIPVTGAGVVGGVTAPPSNTTPTAALSDEGGGMVSKPKLSSGDMATGSGSGKKQKTRVDDSKNNSFATLFGTPIKSGSSKHSPDGKTSSLNVPGAKTTAATTASSVNNTGGVTPNSGSNNPNTVGVKEKSAKERDKSSGGSGGSTIVSSGGSEKPREKSEKKEKHKPTSSPRKEPRNDSKKSSGDSSKHEKREDSKSKKDKSRDKERERDREKSTSSGTKRSLSPKSARDPGASSPKRTSPPRSSSATSGRGDEVKPAAGNNKAEGKESKSREEKTSSSSKKSKKEKKDKDKDKDREKERRDDHKEKHRSSENKSKDSKEECHSSTSAASLATSTNNSLTANPSVDNGNGIAASETKDLKGNKSPASLNTKKDGKDKTESSKLKSVDKNSDKTASNTNSNSSAIQTVNAPPTNGDKKLSGNTTNQASDKVEKEKDKDREKEKDKKSHKHKKKDKNKDKDKERDKERHKEKEKDKEKDKEKDKDKEHNKEIRTEKPTEAHANVNLTTNVTAAANTSTGATASHTNSPKPETNTTNAVNTKSINNAANTNNHTSSNSTTPTPVVATKKSQNKEKKSKEKVSKEEKRNATIAEVGETESRSSSKHAAKNTYTAGPVNPAISVTAAPDQAVKNSSNTNNKQIDSSNASKSNIPEESLSSADITAPTSTTASSTTTSLPAATTNIVPAAPLQSDSSSSSFPDLAPKSAASSITKPTTTTSSNTKEESTPTEKPEKHPVTPTIKDHKQRGSERNTKAKDVAEKQEKMDKKIEKDEKKRRRSSVAAANVSANTFIEPPVKQAKKESNKAIREQTKPPALRHSRSASISGPLTINNNNSVSNNNANSVTTRDAVNQNINSHTNTIDAPNGGGSSAFLPPPSNATSTSVTTSSPAAAAPTAISVVPATNASNTNTNVAATPSATTTTTATAAVPLAPPQAPQPLRPTSPATPASCTASADAANTNNGVTPTPALPTEYLNELQELHHKIMTLQDNDELQQVVEMIAATGCYEITAKTFDFDLCKLDRTTVQRLQEFFATSVS; translated from the coding sequence TTTGTAATAAGCCGCCATATGTGATTAACGAATCCGGGTATGCCGGTTTTCTATTACCGATCGACATTTATTTTCGCAACCGCGATGAACCAAAACGTATTCAATTTACTTACGATTTGGATTTACAACAGACTGGTCCACCACATCATCGTTCGGAAGTACAAAAGTTTGTATTCGATCACGTTTCTGATGATTTTCGTCAAAAGCTACTTAAAGGTGGTGGCATACCAGTCACTGGTGCTGGCGTGGTGGGTGGAGTCACAGCGCCACCATCCAACACAACTCCAACTGCTGCTCTAAGCGATGAAGGGGGTGGTATGGTTAGTAAGCCGAAATTGAGTAGCGGCGATATGGCCACAGGTAGTGGTAGCGGTAAGAAGCAAAAGACTCGTGTAGATGATTCGAAGAATAATTCGTTTGCGACACTTTTCGGTACACCAATTAAGAGCGGATCTAGCAAACACTCGCCCGATGGCAAAACTAGCAGTTTAAATGTGCCCGGTGCCAAAACAACAGCAGCTACTACAGCCTCTAGTGTGAACAACACTGGGGGAGTTACACCCAACTCTGGCAGCAACAATCCAAATACGGTTGGTGTTAAAGAGAAATCCGCAAAGGAACGTGACAAAAGTAGCGGCGGCAGCGGCGGTAGCACAATAGTGTCGAGTGGTGGTAGTGAAAAGCCCCGTGAGAAATCCGAAAAGAAGGAAAAACATAAGCCAACATCTAGCCCGCGTAAGGAACCGCGTAATGATAGCAAAAAGTCTTCAGGTGATAGTAGCAAACATGAGAAACGAGAAGACTCTAAATCAAAAAAAGATAAGTCACGAGATAAAGAACGCGAACGTGACCGTGAGAAGAGTACAAGTAGTGGAACAAAACGTTCGCTAAGCCCGAAATCAGCCCGTGACCCTGGGGCGTCAAGTCCGAAACGTACATCACCACCGCGTTCTTCGTCGGCCACAAGCGGGCGTGGGGATGAGGTAAAACCAGCCGCTGGTAACAATAAAGCAGAAGGTAAAGAATCAAAGTCGCGCGAAGAGAAAACTAGTTCAAGTAGTAAGAAGtctaagaaagaaaaaaaggacaaggataaggataaagatcgTGAGAAAGAACGTCGTGACGATCATAAGGAAAAGCATCGCAGTAGCGAAAATAAATCAAAAGATTCAAAAGAAGAGTGTCATAGCTCAACTTCTGCAGCAAGCCTTGCCACAAGTACTAATAACAGCCTTACAGCAAACCCTTCTGTAGACAATGGAAATGGTATAGCGGCATCTGAAACGAAAGATCTGAAAGGTAATAAGTCGCCGGCGAGTTTGAATACCAAAAAAGATGGAAAGGATAAAACGGAATCGTCTAAGTTAAAAAGCGTTGATAAAAATAGCGATAAAACAGCCTCAAATACGAACTCCAATTCATCAGCTATACAGACAGTTAATGCACCACCCACTAACGGTGATAAGAAGCTTTCAGGCAACACGACAAATCAAGCCAGTGACAAAGTGGAGAAAGAAAAGGATAAGGACAGAGAAAAAGAAAAGGATAAAAAGTCACATAAGCACAAGAAAAAGGATAagaacaaagataaagataaagagcgTGATAAGGAGAGACATAAAGAAAAGgagaaagataaagaaaaagacaaagaaaaggataaggataaggaacATAATAAAGAGATACGTACAGAAAAACCCACAGAGGCTCATGCGAATGTAAATTTAACAACAAACGTAACAGCAGCCGCCAACACGTCGACAGGAGCAACTGCGTCACATACCAATTCACCTAAACCCGAAACAAATACCACAAATGCCGTTAACACTAAATCGATAAACAACGCAGCCAATACCAACAACCACACTAGCAGCAATAGCACTACCCCGACGCCCGTTGTAGCaacaaaaaaatcacaaaacaaagaaaaaaaatccaAAGAGAAAGTATCCAAAGAAGAGAAACGTAACGCTACGATTGCCGAAGTAGGCGAAACAGAGTCACGTAGCAGCAGCAAACATGCTGCCAAAAACACATACACTGCTGGGCCAGTAAATCCAGCCATAAGTGTTACGGCTGCTCCTGATCAAGCTGTCAAAAATTCTAGCAATACCAATAACAAACAAATCGATTCAAGTAATGCAAGTAAGTCTAACATACCAGAAGAATCTCTATCATCGGCGGATATAACTGCTCCAACATCTACAACAGCttcatcaacaacaacatcattaCCAGCAGCTACCACTAACATTGTACCCGCCGCTCCACTGCAATCAGATAGCTCAAGCAGTAGTTTTCCGGATTTAGCGCCGAAGTCAGCAGCTTCAAGCATAAcgaaaccaacaacaacaacatcatccaACACTAAAGAAGAATCAACGCCTACAGAAAAACCTGAAAAGCATCCCGTAACGCCTACGATTAAGGACCACAAGCAGCGTGGCAGCGAACGTAATACAAAGGCAAAAGATGTTGCTGAGAAACAAGAGAAGATGGATAAAAAAATCGAAAAGGACGAAAAGAAGCGACGACGTAGTTCGGTTGCAGCTGCCAATGTATCAGCAAATACCTTCATAGAACCACCCGTAAAACAAGCCAAAAAGGAATCGAACAAAGCAATACGCGAACAAACAAAGCCACCTGCATTGCGACATAGCCGATCGGCAAGCATCAGTGGCCCACTTaccattaacaacaacaacagcgttagCAATAACAATGCTAATAGTGTCACCACCAGGGATGCTGTAAATCAAAACATCAACAGTCATACCAATACCATTGATGCTCCCAACGGCGGTGGGAGCAGCGCATTTTTACCACCGCCCAGCAATGCGACTAGCACCAGTGTTACCACCAGCTCACCGGCAGCTGCCGCACCTACTGCCATTTCGGTGGTTCCTGCCACGAATGCCAGTAATACCAACACAAATGTTGCTGCCACACCAAGTGCTACTACAACTACAACTGCAACAGCTGCAGTGCCCCTTGCACCACCTCAAGCTCCCCAACCACTACGACCAACATCACCGGCAACTCCAGCTTCTTGTACAGCAAGCGCAGACGCAGCAAATACCAATAACGGGGTGACACCTACACCAGCATTACCAACTGAATATCTAAACGAATTGCAGGAGTTGCATCACAAAATAATGACTTTACAAGATAATGACGAATTGCAACAGGTTGTTGAGATGATTGCAGCTACTGGTTGCTATGAAATCACCGCCAAAACCTTCGATTTTGATTTATGTAAATTGGATCGCACCACAGTGCAGCGGTTGCAAGAATTTTTCGCAACATCTGTGTCGTGA